A genomic region of Pseudomonas abietaniphila contains the following coding sequences:
- the yajC gene encoding preprotein translocase subunit YajC: MSFFISNAMADAAAPAAAGPAGSGFEWIFLVGFLVIFYLMIWRPQAKRAKEQKNLLGNLQKGDEVVTSGGIAGKINKVTDDFVVIEVSDTVELKIQKGAIAATLPKGTLKAI; the protein is encoded by the coding sequence ATGAGCTTTTTCATTTCCAATGCCATGGCAGACGCCGCGGCACCTGCGGCCGCTGGCCCGGCAGGTTCGGGTTTTGAGTGGATTTTCCTGGTCGGCTTCCTGGTCATCTTTTATCTGATGATCTGGCGTCCTCAGGCCAAGCGTGCCAAAGAGCAGAAGAACCTGCTGGGCAACTTGCAGAAGGGCGACGAAGTTGTCACTTCCGGCGGTATCGCGGGCAAGATCAATAAAGTGACTGACGATTTCGTGGTGATCGAAGTTTCCGACACCGTTGAGCTGAAGATCCAGAAGGGCGCCATCGCTGCCACCCTGCCGAAGGGCACTCTGAAAGCCATCTGA
- the tgt gene encoding tRNA guanosine(34) transglycosylase Tgt: MSFELLATDGKARRGRLTFPRGVVETPAFMPVGTYGTVKGMLPRDIEATGAQIILGNTFHLWLRPGTEVIKGHGDLHDFMQWKGPILTDSGGFQVFSLGAMRKIKEEGVTFASPVDGAKVFMGPEESMQVQRDLGSDIVMIFDECTPYPADEDVARTSMELSLRWAKRSKIAHGENTAALFGIVQGGMHENLRMRSLEGLNELDFDGLAIGGLSVGEPKHEMIKVLDYLPGRMPAEKPRYLMGVGKPEDLVEGVRRGVDMFDCVMPTRNARNGHLFIDTGVLKIRNAFHRHDESPLDPTCDCYTCKNFSRAYLHHLDKCGEMLGSMLNTIHNLRHYQLLMAGLREAIQQGTLAAFVDTFYAKRGLPVPPLD; this comes from the coding sequence ATGTCGTTCGAGCTGTTGGCCACTGATGGCAAGGCTCGTCGTGGTCGTCTGACCTTTCCCCGTGGCGTGGTCGAAACCCCGGCGTTCATGCCGGTCGGTACCTACGGCACGGTCAAGGGCATGCTGCCTCGGGATATCGAAGCCACGGGTGCGCAGATCATCCTCGGCAACACCTTTCACCTGTGGCTGCGTCCAGGCACTGAAGTGATCAAGGGCCACGGCGACCTGCACGATTTCATGCAGTGGAAAGGGCCGATCCTGACCGACTCCGGTGGTTTCCAGGTGTTCAGCCTGGGTGCCATGCGCAAGATCAAGGAGGAGGGCGTGACCTTCGCTTCTCCGGTGGATGGCGCCAAGGTGTTCATGGGCCCGGAAGAGTCGATGCAGGTCCAGCGTGATCTGGGCTCGGACATCGTGATGATTTTCGACGAATGCACGCCGTACCCGGCGGACGAAGACGTCGCGCGCACCTCCATGGAATTGTCGCTGCGTTGGGCCAAGCGGTCGAAGATCGCCCACGGCGAAAACACGGCGGCGCTGTTCGGCATCGTTCAGGGCGGCATGCATGAAAACCTGCGCATGCGCTCGCTGGAAGGCTTGAACGAGCTCGACTTTGACGGCCTGGCCATTGGCGGTCTGTCGGTGGGCGAGCCCAAGCACGAAATGATCAAGGTGCTGGACTATCTGCCAGGCCGCATGCCGGCTGAAAAACCTCGTTACCTTATGGGTGTAGGCAAGCCGGAAGACCTGGTTGAAGGTGTGCGCCGCGGAGTCGACATGTTCGACTGCGTGATGCCTACGCGCAATGCTCGCAACGGTCATCTGTTCATCGACACCGGTGTCCTGAAGATTCGTAATGCATTTCATCGCCACGATGAATCGCCTCTGGATCCGACCTGCGATTGCTACACCTGCAAGAACTTCTCCCGCGCTTATCTGCATCACCTGGACAAGTGCGGCGAAATGCTGGGGAGCATGCTCAATACGATCCACAATTTGCGGCATTACCAACTGCTTATGGCTGGTTTGCGCGAGGCTATTCAACAGGGTACATTGGCCGCCTTTGTCGACACGTTCTATGCCAAACGCGGGCTTCCCGTGCCGCCGCTGGACTGA
- a CDS encoding BRO-N domain-containing protein has protein sequence MTDCFEPQIFIRHHRQLRAFQLENQAWFCLQDTARLMGKPLDERATYKLDPDQRRTAWLHSNGQWSKQLLISESGLFAMLVHHYVPENRALRHWLTHEVLPALRDKAEPHSPSMDAMKWSGCSVGLLQWQSDYWVRLRDMPELMVERSAKRNVVRDGWKSVLSRWRDKLIGR, from the coding sequence ATGACCGACTGCTTCGAACCTCAAATCTTCATCCGCCACCACCGCCAACTCCGCGCTTTCCAGCTCGAAAACCAAGCCTGGTTCTGCCTCCAGGACACCGCCCGCCTCATGGGCAAACCCCTCGACGAACGCGCCACCTACAAACTCGATCCAGACCAACGCCGCACTGCCTGGCTACACAGCAACGGCCAATGGAGCAAACAACTCCTCATCAGCGAATCCGGCCTCTTCGCCATGCTGGTCCACCACTACGTCCCCGAAAACCGAGCGTTGAGGCATTGGCTGACCCACGAGGTATTGCCAGCGTTGCGTGACAAGGCCGAGCCGCATTCGCCCAGTATGGACGCCATGAAATGGTCGGGATGTTCGGTGGGGTTACTGCAATGGCAGAGCGACTATTGGGTGCGGTTAAGGGACATGCCCGAACTCATGGTCGAGCGGAGTGCGAAGCGTAACGTCGTCCGCGATGGCTGGAAGAGCGTTTTGAGCAGATGGCGAGATAAGTTGATCGGTAGATGA
- the secD gene encoding protein translocase subunit SecD translates to MLNKYPLWKYILILAVLVVGFIYSAPNLYPDDPAVQVSGASTALQVTQADLDRVSKALTDAGIAVKGASLAENGKGGLLRLTKQEDQLPAKDVARKALGDDYVVALNLAQTTPKWLRNLGASPMKLGLDLSGGVHFLLEVDMDKALNARLNVYEGEVKSLLRKEKLRYRSLPQDGNAIQLGFSDTDSREQARALIRKDYTDFDITMTDRGEMPILRLAMTQAKVAEIREYSIKQNLTTVRNRVNELGVAEPLVQRQGANRIVVELPGVQDTAEAKRILGKTANLEFRLGAGPDDTKATTEMFEFREGGRPAAAVERGLIITGDQVTDAKAGFDEHGRPQVNIKLDGHGGDLMSRATRANVGRSMAVIFIEQKPTTTYTKQMVDGVEKDVPVQTFKEEKKIISLATIQSPLGAQFRITGLNGQGESSELALLLRAGGLAAPMYFAEERTIGPSLGADNITKGVHASLWGMLFVSLFILAIYRFFGLIATVALAFNMVMLLALMSLLGATLTLPGIAGIVLTMGMAVDANVLIFSRIREEIANGMTVQRAINEGFDRAYTAILDANLTTLLVGGILFAMGTGPVKGFAVTMSLGIFTSMFTAIMVTRAMVNLIFGGRDFKKLWI, encoded by the coding sequence ATGTTGAACAAATACCCTCTGTGGAAATACATCCTGATCCTGGCAGTGCTAGTGGTCGGCTTTATTTATTCCGCACCCAATCTCTACCCTGATGACCCGGCCGTTCAGGTCAGCGGCGCAAGCACCGCGCTGCAGGTCACTCAGGCTGATCTGGATCGCGTAAGCAAGGCGCTTACCGATGCTGGCATCGCGGTCAAGGGCGCGTCTCTGGCCGAGAATGGCAAGGGCGGTTTGTTGCGTCTGACCAAGCAGGAAGACCAGCTGCCAGCCAAGGATGTCGCACGCAAGGCACTGGGTGACGACTACGTCGTTGCACTGAACCTGGCACAAACCACGCCGAAGTGGTTGCGCAATCTGGGCGCCAGCCCGATGAAGCTGGGTCTGGACCTTTCCGGCGGCGTGCACTTCCTGCTCGAAGTGGACATGGACAAGGCGCTCAACGCTCGTCTGAATGTCTACGAAGGCGAAGTGAAGAGCCTGTTGCGCAAGGAAAAACTGCGTTATCGCAGCCTGCCGCAAGACGGCAATGCTATTCAGCTGGGCTTCAGTGACACCGATTCCCGCGAGCAGGCCCGTGCCCTGATCCGCAAGGACTACACCGATTTCGATATCACCATGACCGATCGTGGTGAGATGCCGATCCTGCGTCTGGCGATGACCCAGGCCAAGGTCGCCGAGATTCGTGAATACTCGATCAAGCAGAACTTGACCACCGTGCGTAACCGGGTCAACGAACTGGGTGTGGCCGAGCCACTGGTTCAGCGTCAGGGTGCCAACCGCATCGTGGTTGAGCTGCCGGGCGTGCAGGACACTGCCGAAGCCAAGCGTATTCTCGGCAAGACCGCCAACCTTGAGTTCCGTCTGGGCGCAGGCCCCGATGACACCAAGGCCACCACTGAAATGTTCGAGTTCCGCGAAGGCGGTCGTCCGGCAGCAGCGGTTGAGCGTGGCCTGATCATCACCGGTGACCAGGTGACTGACGCCAAGGCTGGCTTTGACGAACACGGCCGTCCACAGGTGAACATCAAGCTGGATGGTCACGGTGGCGATCTGATGAGCCGCGCAACCCGCGCCAACGTCGGTCGCAGCATGGCGGTGATCTTCATCGAGCAGAAACCGACTACAACCTACACCAAGCAGATGGTGGATGGCGTCGAGAAAGACGTGCCGGTCCAGACCTTCAAAGAAGAGAAGAAGATCATCAGCCTGGCGACCATCCAGTCGCCGCTGGGTGCTCAGTTCCGCATCACCGGCCTGAACGGTCAGGGTGAGTCTTCTGAGCTTGCGTTGCTGCTGCGTGCCGGTGGTCTGGCTGCGCCGATGTACTTCGCTGAAGAGCGCACCATTGGCCCGAGCCTGGGTGCCGACAACATCACCAAGGGCGTTCACGCATCGCTCTGGGGCATGCTGTTCGTTTCGCTGTTCATCCTCGCCATCTACCGTTTCTTCGGTTTGATCGCGACCGTCGCACTGGCCTTCAACATGGTCATGCTGCTGGCGCTGATGTCACTGCTGGGTGCAACGCTGACCCTGCCAGGTATCGCCGGTATCGTGTTGACCATGGGCATGGCGGTGGACGCCAACGTGCTGATCTTCTCGCGTATCCGTGAAGAGATCGCCAATGGCATGACCGTGCAGCGCGCGATCAACGAAGGTTTCGACCGCGCCTACACCGCGATCCTCGACGCCAACCTGACGACGTTGCTGGTCGGCGGCATTCTCTTCGCGATGGGCACCGGCCCTGTGAAGGGCTTTGCGGTGACCATGTCGCTCGGGATCTTTACCTCGATGTTCACAGCCATCATGGTGACCCGCGCAATGGTCAACCTGATTTTTGGTGGTCGTGACTTCAAGAAGTTGTGGATTTAA
- a CDS encoding LysR family transcriptional regulator — translation MEEFGFENSTFWNTLFISTSQQGSRSMLNRMEMLRVFLVAVEAPSFREAAHRLGTSPQKVTRAIKELERTFAEPLFHRSTRQATLTAFGAEIAQQARETLNQFDRLFVSHSKPKSAEIVGRVGITAPHAIGKLYMAEFLKPLMQQHPGLRIELNLDDQLTDAVLSRIDIGVRIGAVRDRRFIARAVAQVPLKIVAAPALIAAVGAPSSMEALKPLPLSVLIDRNNGRPWPWFFSDGESYLPPSPAFSCDDPETELEFVLAGLAFAQMPHYLAEPHLSDGLLVEVLADCAPPTVDLIVYRTQSGPVPPRVRLVYDHLIACLSDKASFPKSSRENG, via the coding sequence ATGGAAGAGTTTGGCTTTGAGAATTCCACTTTCTGGAACACGCTCTTCATCTCAACGTCGCAACAAGGATCCCGATCAATGCTCAATCGCATGGAAATGCTCCGTGTCTTTCTGGTCGCGGTGGAAGCGCCGAGCTTTCGTGAGGCTGCGCATCGGCTGGGGACATCGCCGCAGAAGGTGACGCGGGCGATCAAGGAGCTGGAGCGCACCTTTGCCGAGCCGCTCTTTCATCGCAGCACACGACAGGCGACGCTCACGGCGTTCGGGGCAGAGATCGCGCAGCAGGCGCGGGAGACGTTGAATCAGTTTGACCGGCTGTTCGTGTCTCACTCAAAACCGAAGAGCGCCGAGATCGTTGGCCGTGTCGGGATCACCGCGCCCCATGCCATCGGCAAGCTGTATATGGCGGAGTTTCTAAAGCCGCTGATGCAACAGCATCCCGGGTTGCGAATCGAGTTGAATCTGGATGACCAACTGACGGATGCGGTGCTGTCGCGGATCGACATCGGGGTCCGTATCGGGGCGGTGCGTGATCGGCGATTCATCGCGCGGGCAGTGGCGCAGGTGCCGTTGAAGATCGTGGCGGCCCCTGCATTGATTGCAGCGGTGGGCGCACCGTCGAGCATGGAGGCGCTCAAGCCGTTGCCGCTGTCGGTGCTGATCGACCGGAACAACGGCAGGCCGTGGCCATGGTTCTTTTCGGACGGTGAGAGTTATTTGCCGCCCTCCCCTGCGTTCAGCTGCGATGACCCGGAAACAGAACTGGAGTTTGTACTGGCCGGGCTGGCGTTCGCGCAGATGCCGCACTATCTGGCGGAGCCTCATCTGAGTGACGGCTTGCTGGTCGAGGTGCTCGCCGACTGCGCGCCGCCGACGGTGGACTTGATTGTGTACCGCACCCAGTCAGGGCCGGTGCCGCCCAGAGTCCGGTTGGTGTATGACCATCTGATTGCCTGTCTTTCGGACAAAGCAAGTTTTCCCAAGTCGTCGAGGGAGAACGGATAG
- a CDS encoding SDR family oxidoreductase, translating to MSNGIQGKVVVITGASSGLGESTARHLAKLGAKVVLGARRQERMDVIVQDIKATGGEASAYTVDVTRREDLTALVENAIKDFGKVDVMINNAGFMAIAPIAELRVDEWDRMIDINVKGVLYGIAAALPKFEAQGFGHFINISSVAGIKVFSPGGSVYSGTKYAVRAISDGLRHEVGGKIRTTTIEPGAVDSELKFGSGHQPSADVVKEFYKQAIPAESVARAIAYAIEQPGDVDINEIVLRPTSQDF from the coding sequence ATGAGCAACGGTATCCAAGGCAAAGTCGTCGTCATCACCGGCGCGAGCAGCGGTCTGGGCGAATCAACCGCCCGCCATCTGGCCAAACTCGGCGCCAAAGTCGTCCTTGGCGCACGTCGTCAAGAGCGCATGGACGTCATCGTCCAGGACATCAAAGCCACAGGCGGCGAAGCATCGGCCTACACCGTCGACGTCACGCGCCGGGAAGATCTGACCGCGCTGGTGGAAAATGCCATCAAGGACTTCGGCAAAGTCGACGTCATGATCAACAACGCCGGCTTCATGGCCATCGCGCCCATCGCCGAACTGCGCGTCGACGAGTGGGACCGCATGATCGACATCAACGTCAAAGGCGTGCTCTACGGCATTGCCGCCGCGCTGCCGAAATTCGAAGCCCAAGGTTTTGGCCACTTCATCAACATCTCGTCCGTGGCCGGCATCAAAGTCTTCAGCCCGGGCGGCTCCGTCTACAGCGGCACCAAATACGCCGTGCGCGCCATCTCCGACGGCCTGCGCCACGAAGTCGGCGGAAAAATCCGCACCACCACCATCGAACCCGGTGCTGTGGACTCCGAACTCAAATTCGGCAGCGGCCACCAGCCAAGCGCCGACGTCGTGAAAGAGTTCTACAAACAAGCCATCCCCGCCGAATCCGTCGCCCGCGCAATTGCCTACGCGATCGAACAACCGGGCGATGTCGACATCAACGAAATCGTCCTGCGCCCGACCTCGCAGGATTTCTGA
- the queA gene encoding tRNA preQ1(34) S-adenosylmethionine ribosyltransferase-isomerase QueA: MRVADFTFELPDSLIARHPLAERRSSRLLTLDGPSGALAHRQFTDLLEHLRPGDLMVFNNTRVIPARLFGQKASGGKLEILVERVLDQHRVLAHVRSSKSPKAGSTILIDGGGEAEMVARHDALFELRFAEPVLPLLERVGHMPLPPYIDRPDDDADRERYQTVYAQRAGAVAAPTAGLHFDQTMMGAIAEKGVETAFVTLHVGAGTFQPVRVERIEDHHMHSEWLEVTQDVVDAVAACRARGGRVIAVGTTSVRSLESAARDGVLKPFSGDTDIFIYPGRPFHVVDALVTNFHLPESTLLMLVSAFAGYPETMAAYAAAVEHGYRFFSYGDAMFITRNPAPTAPEGSDPVDSASEDQA; the protein is encoded by the coding sequence ATGCGTGTCGCTGACTTTACCTTCGAGCTCCCTGATTCATTGATCGCTCGCCATCCTTTGGCGGAGCGACGCAGCAGCCGTTTGCTGACCCTCGACGGGCCAAGCGGCGCGCTGGCACACCGCCAATTCACTGATTTGCTGGAGCATTTACGCCCCGGCGATCTGATGGTTTTCAACAATACCCGGGTGATTCCGGCCCGTTTGTTCGGGCAGAAAGCCTCGGGCGGCAAGCTGGAAATTCTGGTGGAGCGGGTGCTCGATCAGCACCGCGTGCTGGCGCACGTGCGCTCCAGCAAGTCGCCTAAAGCGGGTTCGACGATCCTTATCGATGGCGGTGGCGAGGCCGAGATGGTCGCGCGCCACGATGCGTTGTTCGAGCTGCGTTTTGCCGAACCCGTGCTGCCGTTGCTGGAGCGCGTCGGGCACATGCCGCTGCCTCCTTATATAGATCGCCCGGATGACGACGCCGATCGCGAGCGTTATCAGACCGTGTACGCGCAGCGTGCGGGTGCGGTGGCGGCGCCGACGGCGGGGCTGCATTTCGATCAGACGATGATGGGCGCGATTGCCGAGAAGGGCGTCGAGACGGCGTTCGTGACGCTGCACGTCGGCGCGGGGACGTTCCAGCCGGTGCGCGTGGAGCGGATCGAAGATCACCACATGCACAGCGAATGGCTCGAGGTCACGCAAGACGTGGTCGATGCCGTTGCCGCGTGCCGCGCCCGTGGCGGTCGGGTGATCGCGGTCGGTACGACCAGTGTGCGTTCGTTGGAAAGCGCGGCGCGCGATGGCGTGCTTAAGCCGTTCAGTGGCGACACCGACATCTTCATCTACCCGGGGCGGCCGTTTCATGTGGTCGATGCCTTGGTCACCAACTTCCATTTGCCTGAATCCACGCTGTTGATGCTGGTTTCGGCCTTCGCCGGTTACCCGGAAACCATGGCGGCCTACGCGGCAGCGGTGGAGCACGGTTACCGCTTCTTCAGTTACGGTGATGCGATGTTCATCACCCGCAATCCCGCGCCGACTGCCCCTGAGGGTTCAGACCCTGTGGACTCGGCCTCAGAGGATCAAGCATGA